One window of Siniperca chuatsi isolate FFG_IHB_CAS linkage group LG19, ASM2008510v1, whole genome shotgun sequence genomic DNA carries:
- the trim55b gene encoding tripartite motif-containing protein 55b — MNTMDNLEKQLICPICLEMFTKPVVILPCQHNLCRKCANDIFQASNPYLPTRGGSLTSGGRFRCPSCRHEVVLDRHGVYGLQRNLLVENIIDMFKQESSSSKPAPERKEETPMCDVHEEEKINIYCVTHGVPTCSMCKVFGAHKDCEVAPITSIYQTKKTELSDGIAMMVGNNDRMQGIISQLEEACRAIEENGRRQKTLVCEKFDQLYSILEEKKRQMSQKVTAEQEEKVNYIRGLTRQYGDHLEESCKIVEKGIQTMEEPEMALFLQNTKPLLKKIAEASSTAHLDKVERGYENMDHYNVEFKKEGKALRSIDFIQDDEDEDEEDEDGEASAEEGEGAQTVSSGGSALTAASVQPSAPQQINSSPSAAKSAVST, encoded by the exons ATGAATACCATGGACAACTTGGAGAAACAGCTGATTTGTCCCATATGCCTGGAAATGTTTACaaagcctgtggttatcctgcCCTGCCAGCACAACCTCTGCAGAAAATGTGCCAATGATATTTTCCAG GCCTCAAATCCATACCTTCCAACAAGAGGTGGCTCATTGACATCTGGTGGCCGCTTCCGATGCCCGTCCTGCAGACATGAGGTGGTTCTGGACAGGCATGGTGTTTACGGGCTGCAGAGGAACCTGCTGGTTGAGAATATCATTGACATGTTCAAACAGGAGTCCAGCAG CAGCAAGCCAGCgccagagagaaaggaagaaacgCCCATGTGTGATGTTCACGAAGAAGAAAAGATCAACATTTACTGTGTGACCCATGGTGTGCCCACATGCTCCATGTGTAAGGTATTTGGAGCTCACAAAGACTGTGAGGTGGCGCCCATCACCAGCATCTACCAGACAAAGAAG ACAGAGCTGAGTGACGGGATCGCCATGATGGTTGGTAACAACGACAGGATGCAAGGCATCATTAGTCAGCTAGAGGAAGCCTGTCGTGCCATAGAG GAGAATGGTCGGAGGCAGAAGACGCTGGTGTGTGAGAAGTTTGACCAGCTGTACTCCAtcctggaggagaagaagaggcagATGAGTCAGAAGGTGACGGCCGAACAGGAAGAGAAGGTGAACTATATCCGGGGCCTGACCAGACAGTACGGAGACCATTTGGAGGAGAGCTGTAAGATCGTGGAGAAGGGGATCCAGACTATGGAGGAGCCAGAAATGGCTTTATTTCTACAG aACACAAAGCCTCTCCTCAAAAA GATAGCAGAAGCATCCAGTACAGCACACTTGGACAAAGTTGAGCGCGGCTATGAGAATATGGATCATTACAACGTCGAGTTCAAGAAAGAGGGCAAGGCCCTGCGCAGCATTGACTTCATCCAAG ATGATGAAGAcgaggatgaagaggatgaggatggAGAAGCAAGCGCTGAAGAAGGAGAGGGGGCCCAGACTGTTTCCTCCGGAGGCAGTGCTCTCACAGCTGCCTCTGTCCAACCTTCTGCCCCCCAGCAGATTAACTCCTCCCCAAGCGCAGCCAAGAGCGCTGTTTCGACCTAG